In Anaerolineales bacterium, a genomic segment contains:
- a CDS encoding glycerophosphodiester phosphodiesterase: MGWLMVARSADRLGRFYAHTPLVLAHRGASHDAPENTIAAFLLAREQGADGVELDTMLSADGVPVVIHDFTLDKTTSGNGYVRDFSLKTLKELDAGSHYDHQFKGETIPTLEEALDACGTEMVINVELKAQGWRDDGLPAAVANVLHRHGNKKIIVSSFNPFALRRFHTLMPLMPLGYLYAPDDTPLAPLLKLMMQVVPHDARHPDQRLVTPKFMAWARERRLRVHVWTVDAPKRILELRDLGVDAIITNRPALALETLGRVSAGKKSSAP; encoded by the coding sequence TTGGGGTGGCTTATGGTGGCGAGGTCAGCAGATCGATTAGGGCGTTTTTATGCCCATACCCCCCTTGTGTTGGCGCATCGTGGGGCAAGCCACGACGCGCCCGAAAACACGATAGCCGCCTTTCTTTTGGCGCGTGAACAAGGGGCAGATGGGGTTGAACTGGATACGATGCTGTCCGCAGATGGTGTCCCTGTCGTGATTCACGATTTCACCCTGGATAAAACGACCAGCGGCAATGGCTATGTGCGTGATTTCAGCCTAAAGACGCTGAAAGAACTGGACGCCGGCAGTCATTACGACCATCAGTTCAAAGGGGAGACGATTCCCACCTTAGAAGAAGCACTGGACGCCTGTGGTACAGAGATGGTGATCAATGTTGAGTTGAAGGCGCAAGGGTGGCGCGATGACGGACTTCCGGCGGCGGTGGCAAACGTGCTTCATCGTCACGGGAACAAGAAAATTATCGTGTCTTCCTTCAATCCCTTTGCCTTACGTCGCTTTCATACGCTGATGCCCCTGATGCCCCTCGGCTACCTCTATGCCCCAGACGATACACCACTCGCCCCGCTGTTGAAATTGATGATGCAGGTTGTCCCTCACGATGCCCGTCACCCTGACCAGCGGCTTGTCACCCCAAAGTTTATGGCATGGGCGCGTGAGCGCCGCCTGCGCGTCCATGTTTGGACGGTGGATGCACCTAAACGCATTCTCGAATTACGTGATTTAGGGGTCGATGCGATTATCACCAATCGCCCCGCCCTTGCCCTAGAGACATTGGGGCGCGTGAGCGCCGGGAAGAAATCCTCAGCACCTTAA
- a CDS encoding MFS transporter, producing MTGQHPTIGKGWMPRFFTIWTGQAFSLLGSSLVQFALVWWLTQQTGSATVLATATLVAMLPQVILGPLAGTLVDRWKRRTVMIAADSAVAAATAVLLLLFATETVQVWHVYVIMLIRSGAGAFHFPAMSASTPLLVPEQHIARISGLNQMLQGLMAIVAPPVGALLISRLSIPLVLGIDIVTAGIAVVPLLFIAIPQPPRHAAAAEKTTVGQEFRAGLRYLVAWRGMFYLILIASGLNALLNPAFSLTPLLVQKHFQLGADSFALMESLVGVGMIVGGVFLGVWGGFKRKIITVLVSVIGIGSGTLLIGFAPANAFAMALLGMGVAGFSLPITNGTMFAIFQTAVRLDMQGRIQSLIGAIATGASLLSLMVAGPVADLIGIQNWYVVAGTGVILMSVLAFFVPAIMRIEQDAAAHKAPPVVGVGERESVEETPVPVVPAVAVGD from the coding sequence ATGACAGGTCAACATCCGACAATTGGCAAAGGCTGGATGCCGCGCTTTTTTACCATCTGGACAGGGCAAGCCTTTTCCCTCTTGGGAAGCAGCCTTGTGCAGTTTGCGTTGGTGTGGTGGCTCACACAACAAACCGGCTCAGCCACTGTCTTGGCGACGGCAACCCTTGTGGCAATGCTGCCGCAAGTGATCTTAGGTCCGCTGGCGGGGACGCTCGTAGATCGCTGGAAGCGCCGCACGGTGATGATTGCTGCCGATTCGGCGGTGGCGGCGGCAACGGCTGTGCTGCTGCTGCTCTTTGCCACAGAAACCGTGCAGGTCTGGCATGTCTATGTGATCATGCTCATTCGCTCCGGCGCAGGGGCGTTTCACTTCCCGGCGATGAGCGCCTCCACCCCTCTGCTTGTCCCAGAGCAGCACATTGCGCGAATCAGCGGGCTAAATCAGATGTTGCAGGGGTTGATGGCAATCGTCGCCCCGCCCGTTGGGGCGCTGCTGATCAGCCGCTTGTCTATTCCCCTTGTGTTAGGCATTGATATTGTGACCGCAGGGATCGCCGTTGTTCCGCTGTTGTTCATCGCCATTCCGCAGCCACCGCGCCATGCCGCCGCCGCTGAAAAAACCACCGTTGGGCAAGAGTTTCGCGCCGGGCTGCGCTATCTCGTGGCGTGGCGGGGGATGTTCTACCTGATTCTGATTGCCTCTGGCTTAAATGCCCTGTTGAATCCGGCTTTTTCGCTGACCCCCCTGCTGGTTCAAAAGCATTTTCAGTTGGGCGCTGATTCCTTTGCCCTGATGGAATCGCTGGTGGGGGTGGGGATGATTGTTGGTGGGGTGTTTCTTGGGGTGTGGGGTGGCTTCAAGCGGAAAATTATTACCGTCTTAGTCAGCGTGATTGGAATTGGCAGCGGCACGCTGCTTATAGGCTTCGCGCCGGCAAATGCCTTTGCTATGGCGCTTCTCGGTATGGGGGTGGCGGGATTTTCCCTGCCCATTACCAATGGGACGATGTTTGCCATCTTCCAAACCGCCGTTCGCTTGGATATGCAAGGACGCATCCAATCCCTCATCGGGGCAATTGCGACGGGCGCATCGCTGCTCAGCCTCATGGTTGCCGGTCCTGTGGCTGATCTCATCGGCATTCAAAATTGGTATGTCGTTGCTGGTACGGGCGTGATTCTGATGTCTGTCCTCGCCTTCTTTGTGCCAGCAATCATGCGCATTGAACAAGATGCGGCTGCCCACAAAGCGCCACCAGTGGTAGGAGTGGGCGAGAGAGAAAGCGTTGAAGAAACGCCTGTTCCCGTTGTTCCCGCTGTCGCCGTTGGCGATTAA
- a CDS encoding ATP-binding protein, which produces MTTPNRPSAPPMQGAPGSAPRQQAAWQPPPVRSIEDTGLNLITISDLVIKLLYFSGLLTGQRVADLIKLPFVGVVDQVMEFLKRSKYVEVMGQSGFGEGGSQYKISGLGTDKAREVLERSRYAGECPVTYEQYVEAMKAQNRTRMMATPDVMKQALKHLVISERMYEKVGAAFNSGKSMFLWGPPGNGKTTISEAVGRIVLGADLWIPYAFDVDGQVVRVFDNVNHDVLETAEAETGAGGRPVGIKRDPRWVRIRRPMIIVGGELTMSGLDLIYDPINKFYEAPFQVKSNGGLFLIDDFGRQQARPRDLLNRWIVPLEKGVDYLTLATGRKIEMPFNVLIVFSTNIDPSDLVDEAFLRRIRHKIEVGDPSPQDFVEIFKRACEAKRVPYDEGGLRYLIQKWYLEKERKFRAVHPRDILDQLLDIARYLNRPPQLSPELIDRACDSYFVMLS; this is translated from the coding sequence ATGACGACACCTAACCGCCCATCTGCCCCACCGATGCAAGGTGCGCCAGGGTCTGCCCCGCGCCAGCAAGCCGCTTGGCAGCCGCCACCTGTTCGCTCGATTGAAGATACCGGTCTCAACCTGATCACCATCTCTGATTTGGTCATTAAATTGCTCTATTTCAGCGGCTTGCTCACTGGGCAGCGCGTTGCCGATCTGATCAAGCTGCCCTTCGTGGGCGTTGTTGATCAGGTGATGGAGTTTCTCAAGCGCAGCAAGTATGTAGAGGTGATGGGGCAAAGCGGCTTTGGCGAAGGCGGCTCGCAGTACAAAATATCCGGTTTAGGCACGGATAAAGCCCGCGAGGTTCTAGAGCGCAGCCGGTACGCTGGCGAATGTCCCGTCACCTATGAACAATATGTGGAGGCGATGAAAGCACAAAACCGCACCCGCATGATGGCGACCCCCGATGTGATGAAGCAAGCGCTGAAGCATTTGGTCATTTCGGAGCGGATGTACGAAAAGGTCGGCGCGGCGTTTAACTCTGGCAAGTCTATGTTTCTGTGGGGTCCACCCGGCAACGGCAAGACGACCATTTCCGAGGCGGTGGGGCGCATTGTCTTAGGGGCAGATTTGTGGATTCCCTATGCCTTTGATGTTGATGGGCAGGTTGTCCGCGTCTTTGATAATGTGAATCACGATGTCCTAGAAACCGCCGAGGCAGAAACCGGTGCCGGTGGGCGTCCGGTGGGTATCAAGCGCGACCCTCGTTGGGTGCGCATCCGCCGCCCGATGATCATCGTCGGCGGTGAACTCACCATGTCTGGCTTGGACTTGATCTACGACCCAATTAACAAATTTTACGAAGCGCCCTTTCAGGTGAAATCGAACGGCGGGTTATTTTTGATTGACGACTTTGGGCGGCAGCAAGCACGCCCCCGTGATCTCCTCAATCGCTGGATTGTCCCCCTCGAAAAAGGCGTCGATTATCTCACCCTTGCCACTGGACGCAAGATCGAAATGCCCTTCAATGTTTTGATTGTCTTTTCCACAAACATCGACCCTTCCGATCTCGTGGATGAGGCGTTTTTGCGCCGTATCCGTCACAAGATTGAGGTGGGCGATCCCTCTCCCCAAGATTTTGTGGAGATTTTTAAGCGAGCGTGCGAGGCAAAGCGCGTCCCCTATGATGAAGGCGGCTTGCGCTACCTGATCCAAAAGTGGTATTTGGAAAAAGAGCGAAAGTTTCGGGCGGTGCATCCCCGCGATATTCTCGATCAACTGCTCGATATCGCTCGCTATCTCAACCGCCCGCCACAGCTATCGCCCGAACTCATTGATCGTGCCTGTGATTCCTACTTTGTGATGCTGTCCTAA
- a CDS encoding GNAT family N-acetyltransferase, which translates to MTTQETVSLHVRPATMDDVEAIVDVLNAAQTADGGDPITSAEDAKREWEDPMTNLTTDTFILATAEGRVVAYGDVFDKREPLTRVYHFGRVHPDFWGQGVGTRLLQILEERAHQSIPKAPPHARIAFSSSVDNRCLGSAKLLQDNGYTLVRRYLQMRIELNQVIPAPVVPEGITIRAFRPGEDDRPLFDAHSEAFQDHWGYQPMPYEQFEHHFYKGEKVDPAIYFLAVEGNQIAGYSLCLNEIPDDLDMGWIDLVGVRRPWRKKGVASALLRASFLALQARGKKRAGLGVDASSLTDATRVYTNVGMASHHEWHRYEKEIRAGEDLAVQTIE; encoded by the coding sequence ATGACGACACAAGAAACGGTCTCGCTCCATGTTCGTCCGGCAACGATGGACGACGTTGAAGCCATTGTCGATGTGCTGAACGCAGCCCAAACCGCTGATGGCGGCGACCCAATCACCAGCGCCGAGGACGCGAAGCGCGAATGGGAAGACCCAATGACGAATTTGACCACGGATACATTCATCCTTGCCACTGCCGAAGGGCGTGTTGTCGCTTATGGGGATGTTTTTGATAAGCGTGAGCCGCTCACCCGTGTGTACCACTTTGGGCGTGTTCACCCCGACTTTTGGGGACAAGGCGTTGGGACGCGCTTGCTACAGATTCTGGAAGAACGCGCCCATCAATCCATTCCGAAAGCGCCGCCCCATGCCCGCATTGCCTTTTCAAGCTCAGTCGATAACCGCTGCTTAGGAAGCGCCAAGCTGCTCCAAGATAACGGCTACACGCTTGTACGGCGCTACCTGCAAATGCGGATCGAGCTTAATCAGGTCATTCCAGCCCCTGTCGTCCCAGAGGGGATCACGATTCGGGCGTTCCGCCCAGGCGAGGATGATCGCCCCCTGTTCGATGCCCATAGTGAAGCCTTTCAAGACCACTGGGGCTACCAACCGATGCCCTACGAGCAGTTTGAGCATCACTTCTATAAGGGCGAGAAGGTTGATCCGGCGATCTATTTCCTCGCCGTCGAAGGGAATCAGATTGCCGGCTATTCTCTGTGCCTCAACGAGATTCCCGACGATTTGGACATGGGCTGGATCGATCTGGTGGGGGTGCGCCGTCCCTGGCGGAAAAAAGGCGTTGCCTCAGCGTTGCTGCGGGCGTCCTTCTTGGCGCTGCAAGCGCGGGGTAAAAAGCGTGCTGGCTTGGGGGTGGATGCCTCTAGCCTGACGGACGCCACGCGGGTGTATACGAATGTGGGAATGGCGTCCCACCATGAATGGCATCGTTACGAGAAGGAAATCCGCGCCGGTGAGGATTTAGCCGTCCAGACGATTGAATAG
- a CDS encoding FtsW/RodA/SpoVE family cell cycle protein, with protein MATLPQFIDDLPDFPEEVIEQEAFQRRRLFTATVDTYLILTVGILVAIGLMMVWSTTFYWSNPQSAMFLQQLRNAGLGIVIMFILAVIDYRLWRRLAIPMMSVTILLLLGLIVLPGVQLVYGARRAYFNGAVQPAEIAVLVVTIYMGAWLTAKQAKLKHLTYGLLPFALLVGTVAGLILLQPDISTAIMVLAVASIMFFLAGAEWTQIGIASLAFIVIGAVSITQFDYARARVENYFEMLRDPLEANDQAQAAIIGFLNGGIGGVGLGESRQKFEQLPTPHTDSIFAVIGEELGLAGCALVVGLYVTLMVRGFRIAKNAPDMFGALLAAGITISIVLEALFNIAVMASVVPFTGVPLPFISFGGSSLVSGLASVGILVSISRATARKSIPTRRVNETLSLPGMRASISRVRQKPTEGE; from the coding sequence ATGGCAACCCTCCCCCAGTTTATTGATGATCTTCCCGATTTTCCTGAGGAAGTCATTGAACAAGAGGCGTTCCAACGTCGGCGGTTGTTCACCGCTACAGTGGATACATACCTGATCCTGACCGTCGGAATCTTGGTCGCTATTGGCTTGATGATGGTCTGGAGTACAACGTTTTACTGGTCAAACCCGCAGTCAGCAATGTTTCTCCAACAATTGCGGAACGCCGGTTTGGGGATTGTCATTATGTTCATCCTCGCCGTGATTGATTACCGTCTTTGGCGGCGGCTGGCAATCCCCATGATGTCCGTCACGATCTTGCTCTTGTTGGGGCTGATTGTTTTGCCGGGTGTGCAACTTGTCTATGGCGCACGGCGTGCTTATTTTAACGGTGCCGTGCAGCCAGCGGAAATCGCCGTCCTCGTTGTCACCATTTATATGGGTGCCTGGCTGACGGCGAAACAGGCAAAACTGAAACATCTGACCTATGGGCTGCTGCCCTTTGCCTTGTTGGTAGGGACGGTGGCTGGTTTGATTTTGCTTCAGCCGGATATTTCGACGGCAATCATGGTGTTGGCGGTTGCTTCGATTATGTTCTTTCTTGCCGGCGCAGAGTGGACGCAGATTGGGATCGCCAGCCTTGCCTTTATTGTGATCGGTGCGGTATCGATCACCCAGTTTGATTATGCCCGCGCCCGCGTTGAAAATTATTTCGAGATGCTGCGTGACCCGCTGGAGGCAAACGATCAAGCCCAAGCTGCCATCATCGGCTTCTTGAATGGGGGCATTGGCGGTGTTGGCTTGGGCGAGAGTCGCCAGAAGTTTGAGCAACTGCCAACGCCGCACACCGACTCCATCTTTGCCGTGATTGGCGAGGAACTCGGACTAGCCGGATGTGCGCTCGTCGTGGGGCTTTATGTGACGCTCATGGTGCGCGGCTTTCGCATTGCCAAAAATGCTCCAGATATGTTTGGGGCGCTGCTGGCGGCGGGGATTACCATCTCCATTGTTTTGGAGGCATTGTTCAATATTGCAGTGATGGCGTCCGTCGTCCCCTTCACGGGTGTGCCGCTGCCCTTCATCAGCTTTGGCGGTTCGTCCTTGGTTTCGGGCTTGGCAAGCGTAGGGATTCTCGTCAGCATTTCGCGGGCGACGGCGCGGAAGTCCATTCCCACCCGCCGCGTGAACGAAACGCTCTCCTTGCCCGGGATGCGGGCGTCCATTTCGCGGGTGCGGCAAAAACCAACCGAAGGGGAGTGA
- a CDS encoding pyrroline-5-carboxylate reductase produces MAEAMIGGLLSKQIVTPAQIIGSDPLDARRRDLEHRHGIHMVGENAEVAANADVLILSIKPQVIDKVLADIRPVGKRPSLVLSIIAGVQIAHIRDGMGNPNVVRSMPNTPARIGEGITVWASSADVDEAGRDQTRAILASLGQEVYVEDEHYLDMATALSGTGPAYVFLFMEAMIDAGVHMGFSRRVAEQLVLQTMRGSVEYAIQTKEHPAALRNQVTSPGGTSAEAIYHLEKGGLRTVLSRAVWAAYQRSSALGGKKKEGKDAPHDDVNRIK; encoded by the coding sequence ATGGCGGAAGCGATGATCGGTGGACTGCTCTCGAAACAGATTGTCACGCCGGCACAGATCATCGGTTCTGACCCGCTGGATGCCCGCCGCCGTGACCTTGAACACCGTCACGGGATTCACATGGTTGGCGAGAACGCCGAGGTTGCCGCCAACGCCGATGTGCTAATCCTGAGCATCAAGCCGCAAGTGATTGACAAGGTGTTGGCTGATATTCGCCCCGTCGGAAAACGCCCTTCGCTTGTTCTGAGCATTATTGCGGGGGTGCAGATCGCCCATATCCGCGATGGCATGGGCAACCCGAACGTGGTGCGTTCCATGCCCAACACCCCCGCCCGTATTGGCGAGGGCATTACCGTCTGGGCGTCCTCCGCCGATGTGGATGAAGCCGGACGTGACCAAACACGGGCGATCCTTGCTTCGTTGGGGCAAGAGGTGTATGTTGAAGATGAGCATTACCTTGATATGGCAACCGCGCTCAGCGGGACAGGTCCGGCGTATGTTTTCCTGTTTATGGAGGCGATGATCGATGCCGGAGTCCATATGGGCTTTTCGCGGCGCGTTGCCGAACAGCTTGTCCTTCAAACGATGCGCGGGAGTGTCGAATATGCCATTCAGACGAAGGAACATCCCGCCGCCCTGCGTAACCAAGTGACGAGTCCCGGCGGCACATCGGCAGAGGCAATCTATCACTTGGAAAAAGGGGGGTTGCGCACCGTCCTCTCGCGGGCGGTATGGGCGGCATACCAGCGCAGTTCGGCGCTTGGCGGCAAGAAAAAAGAGGGGAAAGACGCCCCACACGATGATGTCAACCGCATCAAGTAA
- a CDS encoding LysM peptidoglycan-binding domain-containing protein: MRLSSKPRRVVLFAVLFAAFVISFAVEGFSVRAQGGGNYYVVQPGDTLFSIADRFGVSLSDLATINGVYDVNRVFVGQVLTLPAAIRAPQPQQPIYQPYPSYPQPQPYVPSFPAGTTVTTVTRYVGYTVRRGDNLAAIAEKYKTTIGLIMAANGIANANYIYVGQHLVIPRVNTTISPRPPAQPSRPAGRVYIVQPGDNLFGIAARYRRDVYAIAKANGLLNLNYIYVGQALIIP, from the coding sequence ATGCGCCTTTCATCCAAGCCGCGCCGTGTTGTTCTTTTCGCCGTCCTATTTGCGGCATTCGTGATCAGCTTCGCTGTCGAGGGCTTTTCTGTCCGTGCGCAAGGGGGGGGGAATTATTACGTTGTCCAACCCGGCGATACGCTCTTTAGTATTGCGGATCGCTTTGGCGTCAGCCTCTCTGATCTGGCAACGATCAACGGCGTCTATGACGTGAACAGGGTTTTTGTTGGGCAGGTCTTAACGCTCCCCGCCGCGATACGTGCGCCACAGCCACAGCAGCCCATCTATCAGCCCTATCCCTCCTACCCACAGCCGCAGCCTTATGTGCCAAGTTTCCCGGCAGGGACAACAGTGACAACCGTCACCCGCTATGTGGGCTATACCGTTCGTCGGGGGGACAACTTGGCGGCAATTGCCGAAAAGTACAAGACGACCATTGGCTTGATTATGGCAGCAAACGGCATCGCCAATGCCAATTACATTTATGTGGGGCAGCATCTTGTTATTCCCCGTGTGAATACGACGATTTCGCCCCGTCCACCGGCGCAGCCAAGCCGCCCCGCCGGACGTGTCTATATTGTCCAACCCGGAGATAACTTGTTTGGCATTGCCGCCCGCTATCGCCGCGATGTGTATGCCATCGCGAAGGCAAATGGGCTTCTGAATCTGAATTACATTTATGTCGGTCAGGCGTTGATCATCCCGTAA